One window of Bacillus alkalicellulosilyticus genomic DNA carries:
- a CDS encoding response regulator transcription factor, with amino-acid sequence MEKIMIVEDDKKIADFLSSYILKYGYEVTVAQDFDKILETFREVQPKLLLLDINLPSYDGYYWCRQIRKESICPVIFISARTGEMDQVMALENGGDDFITKPFHPDIVMAKIRSHMRRAYGEYATKHEERVHIQGNLYFYPERLELRYSNEITALTKKETDIIETLMERYPRVASRQDLLERLWDDQTYVDENTLNVNIARVRNKFLTLGIENAVETVRGAGYRLNMTWKEEE; translated from the coding sequence ATGGAAAAAATCATGATTGTTGAAGATGATAAGAAAATTGCAGATTTCTTATCTTCCTATATTCTAAAATACGGGTATGAAGTCACAGTTGCGCAAGACTTTGATAAAATATTGGAAACCTTTCGTGAAGTGCAACCTAAATTGCTCTTATTAGATATTAATCTACCTAGTTATGATGGGTATTATTGGTGTAGGCAAATAAGAAAAGAATCGATTTGTCCAGTCATTTTTATTTCGGCGCGAACGGGTGAGATGGACCAAGTCATGGCATTGGAAAATGGCGGTGATGATTTTATTACGAAGCCGTTTCATCCCGATATTGTCATGGCTAAAATCCGTAGTCATATGCGAAGAGCATACGGAGAATATGCAACTAAGCATGAAGAACGAGTACACATTCAAGGGAACCTCTACTTTTATCCTGAACGATTAGAACTTCGATATAGTAATGAAATCACGGCATTGACTAAAAAGGAGACTGACATTATTGAAACATTAATGGAGCGATATCCTCGCGTTGCGAGTAGGCAGGATTTGTTGGAGAGGCTTTGGGATGACCAAACGTATGTGGATGAAAATACATTAAATGTGAACATTGCCCGTGTTCGAAATAAGTTTTTAACGCTAGGTATCGAAAATGCTGTCGAGACAGTTAGAGGCGCTGGATATCGCCTCAATATGACATGGAAGGAAGAGGAATAA
- a CDS encoding ABC transporter ATP-binding protein, translating into MITLTKVSKVYEGKVAYRALTDISLEVETGEFVAIMGPSGSGKTTLLNIISTNDAPTTGQVEIEGKNPHELKRNELAKFRRNELGFIFQDFNLLHTLTVEENIVLPLTLEGTSVKEMKEKAHKVAENLGISSIMAKRTYEISGGQAQRVAIARAMIHQPKLLLADEPTGNLDSKASKDVMGMLEAINKQEKTSLLMVTHDPQAASYSDRIVFIQDGKLHSEIHRGESRQAFFQKIIDVLSLMGGDGNDFSSVRV; encoded by the coding sequence ATGATTACACTAACCAAGGTAAGTAAGGTTTACGAAGGGAAAGTAGCGTACCGTGCACTCACTGATATTAGTTTAGAAGTAGAAACAGGCGAGTTTGTTGCGATTATGGGGCCATCCGGTAGCGGAAAAACAACATTACTCAATATTATATCTACGAATGATGCACCAACAACCGGACAAGTGGAAATTGAAGGGAAAAATCCACATGAATTGAAAAGAAATGAGTTGGCTAAATTCCGTCGAAATGAGTTAGGATTTATTTTTCAGGATTTCAATCTACTTCATACATTGACGGTCGAAGAAAATATAGTATTACCACTGACGTTAGAGGGTACTAGTGTAAAGGAAATGAAAGAAAAAGCTCATAAAGTGGCAGAAAATTTGGGAATATCATCGATTATGGCTAAACGAACCTATGAAATCTCAGGGGGCCAGGCCCAACGTGTAGCAATTGCTAGAGCAATGATTCATCAACCTAAGCTACTTTTAGCTGATGAGCCAACCGGAAACCTAGATTCAAAAGCATCGAAGGATGTGATGGGGATGTTAGAAGCTATTAATAAACAGGAAAAAACGAGTTTGCTAATGGTAACCCACGATCCCCAAGCGGCAAGCTATTCCGACCGAATCGTCTTTATTCAAGATGGGAAGTTGCACTCAGAAATTCATCGAGGGGAAAGTAGACAAGCATTTTTTCAGAAAATAATAGATGTGCTTTCCTTGATGGGAGGCGATGGCAATGACTTTTCGTCAGTTCGCGTTTAA
- a CDS encoding Dabb family protein, translating to MIEHIVLIKTSPTTTEEQKQELIRKTMLLKKVIPGIIDIQQGVNFSSRSQGYEIGLTVRFKDRDSLENYVTHPAHQEIVSYLKEIGFEDSIVVDFEI from the coding sequence ATGATTGAACATATTGTATTAATTAAAACGTCACCAACAACTACGGAGGAACAAAAGCAAGAGCTCATAAGGAAGACTATGTTGTTAAAAAAAGTAATTCCTGGCATCATCGATATTCAGCAGGGCGTTAATTTTTCATCGAGGAGCCAAGGGTACGAAATCGGATTAACGGTTCGATTTAAGGACAGAGATTCTTTAGAGAACTATGTTACACATCCTGCACACCAAGAAATCGTCTCCTATTTAAAGGAAATTGGGTTCGAGGATAGTATTGTTGTTGACTTTGAGATCTAG
- a CDS encoding flavin-dependent oxidoreductase — protein sequence MKTAMVIGGGIGGLVTALKLNRVGVSVQVFESVGTIKALGVGINLLPHAVRVLTELGLEDELQKTGIPTAELIYVNKFGKEIWQEDRGVNAGYRWPQYSIHRGSLQMILLQAVKEQIGEDAIRTGHHLTTFHDSGDKVTATFVDKKTGERLDSFEADVMIAADGIHSVVRDFFYPEEGPPKYSGRILWRGLTESTPFLTGQSMIMAGHQDQKFVAYPICPNTAEKGRSLINWIAELTVGGEMPPRADWNHEVDKEKFLPYFANWDFGWLHVPEIIENAADIFEFPMVDRDPITQWTFGRVTLLGDAAHPMYPIGSNGASQAILDADALGQSIMEHQDATMALKCYEQVRMEPTSNIVFANRKNGPEEVMQIVEERAPNGFESLDDVITQQELENIANKYKKVAGFDQETLNNK from the coding sequence ATGAAAACGGCGATGGTTATTGGTGGTGGGATTGGTGGTCTAGTAACAGCTCTGAAACTTAATCGTGTTGGAGTGTCCGTCCAGGTTTTTGAAAGTGTAGGAACAATTAAAGCATTAGGTGTAGGAATTAATCTCTTACCCCATGCAGTGAGAGTGCTGACGGAACTAGGTTTGGAAGATGAGCTCCAAAAGACGGGAATTCCAACAGCAGAACTTATATATGTAAACAAATTTGGTAAGGAAATTTGGCAGGAAGATAGAGGTGTAAATGCTGGATATCGATGGCCTCAATACTCAATCCATCGAGGAAGTCTGCAAATGATCTTACTACAAGCGGTCAAAGAGCAAATAGGCGAGGACGCCATACGAACGGGGCATCATTTAACAACATTTCATGATTCTGGTGACAAAGTAACAGCTACTTTTGTGGATAAAAAAACAGGTGAACGTTTGGACTCTTTTGAGGCAGATGTCATGATTGCTGCAGATGGGATTCATTCTGTTGTTAGAGATTTCTTTTATCCTGAAGAAGGGCCACCAAAATATAGCGGGCGCATTTTGTGGCGTGGACTTACTGAATCCACTCCTTTTTTAACAGGGCAATCAATGATTATGGCGGGGCACCAGGACCAGAAATTTGTAGCCTATCCGATTTGTCCGAATACAGCTGAAAAGGGACGTTCGCTTATTAATTGGATTGCGGAACTTACCGTTGGAGGGGAAATGCCTCCTCGTGCTGACTGGAATCATGAAGTAGACAAGGAGAAGTTTTTACCTTATTTTGCAAACTGGGATTTTGGTTGGTTACATGTGCCAGAAATCATTGAGAATGCAGCCGACATTTTCGAATTTCCTATGGTCGACCGTGACCCAATAACTCAATGGACGTTTGGGCGTGTGACCTTACTCGGAGATGCAGCCCATCCAATGTATCCAATTGGTTCTAACGGTGCTTCTCAGGCCATACTTGATGCCGATGCATTAGGTCAGTCTATAATGGAACACCAAGACGCAACTATGGCTTTGAAGTGCTATGAACAAGTGAGAATGGAACCAACATCAAATATCGTTTTTGCAAACCGCAAAAATGGCCCAGAAGAGGTTATGCAAATTGTGGAAGAAAGGGCGCCTAATGGTTTTGAATCATTAGATGATGTCATTACGCAACAAGAGCTTGAGAATATAGCTAACAAATACAAAAAAGTGGCTGGCTTTGACCAAGAAACGTTAAATAATAAATAG
- a CDS encoding sensor histidine kinase, which yields MKLFLREHVLLITYQLVQCVMIPILFWLDGYRGTGVMLYAFFLSVVLLTTYLIYRYVSRKNFYQTLQNPIETMLEPFEVLEQAPISEALHRLLIKQYRLYQEELQKAEERQDDHLLFMDRWVHQMKTPLSVIELTAQTLDEPESSSLREETERMQQGLQTVLYMARLRTIVEDFQIKPVLLSKLIHEVNQENKRFYIRHEVYPKFQEQRSGITVVTDEKWLFFLVTQLVHNAVKYSSGKAKHLLLSVYEREGEAILEVKDFGIGIPTVDKKRVFTKFYTGENGRKYRESTGMGLYLVKEVAEKLEHEVELESEVGEGTSIRIIFSSTQNLTPM from the coding sequence ATGAAGTTATTTCTTCGGGAGCATGTCCTTCTCATAACATATCAACTGGTTCAATGCGTTATGATTCCTATCCTCTTTTGGCTAGATGGCTATCGTGGGACAGGTGTTATGTTGTATGCTTTTTTTCTTTCCGTTGTATTGTTAACAACGTATCTCATTTATCGGTATGTTAGTCGAAAAAACTTCTATCAAACGTTACAAAATCCAATCGAAACTATGCTGGAGCCGTTCGAGGTTTTGGAACAAGCGCCGATATCCGAAGCGCTACATCGGTTACTTATTAAGCAGTATCGTTTGTATCAAGAGGAACTTCAAAAAGCAGAGGAAAGACAAGATGACCATTTGCTATTTATGGATAGATGGGTTCATCAAATGAAGACGCCACTTTCGGTTATTGAGTTAACGGCACAAACGTTAGATGAACCGGAATCTTCTAGCCTTCGCGAGGAGACAGAACGGATGCAACAGGGTTTACAAACGGTCCTCTATATGGCAAGACTTCGCACGATTGTTGAAGATTTTCAGATAAAGCCAGTCCTCCTCTCAAAATTAATCCATGAGGTAAACCAAGAAAATAAGCGATTTTACATCCGTCATGAAGTATACCCAAAGTTTCAGGAACAAAGGTCAGGCATAACAGTCGTGACCGATGAGAAGTGGCTTTTCTTCTTAGTCACACAACTCGTCCACAACGCTGTGAAATATTCTAGTGGAAAAGCTAAGCATCTTCTCCTGTCTGTGTATGAACGGGAAGGGGAGGCAATTCTTGAAGTAAAAGACTTTGGAATTGGTATTCCTACAGTGGACAAGAAGCGAGTTTTCACAAAATTTTATACGGGTGAAAATGGACGAAAGTACCGGGAATCAACAGGAATGGGGCTTTACTTGGTAAAAGAAGTAGCAGAAAAGCTAGAGCATGAAGTCGAACTAGAATCAGAGGTGGGAGAAGGTACATCGATACGAATTATTTTTTCATCTACACAAAACCTTACACCGATGTAA